The following proteins are encoded in a genomic region of Littorina saxatilis isolate snail1 unplaced genomic scaffold, US_GU_Lsax_2.0 scaffold_556, whole genome shotgun sequence:
- the LOC138954210 gene encoding uncharacterized protein, which produces MELRSGRVLDDSAIMASRTESSSDRIARWRSLAEELGVKSASIPEFIAERMTREDAEQARLELEKEKLELERKAYQDKLELEGKAYQDKLEVARRETDERVKYVQAQRETDEKAAEEKLRQEREEHDLRMQLLQRESESKRVKRGSRDGADNEGDSSGEEGSSDLRGFRPSIPMFDESKENIATWLKRFERVATLYKWKRNTWATRVSTRLSGRAVEVYNTLDDDSADDYDGLKVALLGRYQLTAETYRRRLRTCKRKEHETFRQFGARIEENLTKWHELSEITELKQLVLLEQFLQTLSADMAAYVKEKKPQTLAEAVKSAEIHFEAHRDSKKFFQHDRDQGGKAGVGEKQKSGDNSVGTSGRKCFICESPKHLARDCPKKSKSTGAVNSGPEKSLPPVSVPTLCTPCSQQDYDPRCLVVVDGVAVEGLRDTGSQVCVVKSSLVSRSQFTGQDLEVSMAEKDIKRRYPVIKVQVECPFYTGEVEAIVMDTPVADFIVGNHARLGDSIVLPVYAVSKVVSVVTRAQAAAEGKKSTLLHVAAPGLETVTPEQLHDLQRNDSTLKSCREAADRRDVRTSGHSGEVGFVWKKKILYREYRGGGSVYTQVVVPQQLRLGVIKLAHEPPMGGHMGVQRTRDRVWQQFFWPGMCADIRRFVLSCDQCQKVSHKPQKVPLGKMPLIDTPFERVAIDLVGPIIPASESGNRYILVFVDYATRYPEAIPLKSIEAVKVAEAMWAVWTRVGIPSEILTDRGTQFMSEVMKEVERLLAIKGLATTPYHAQGNGLVERYNGTLKTMLRKLAQEKPKQWDRYIPALLFAYREVPQESLGFSPFELLYGRTVRGPMSVLRNLWTEEQVDEQVRTTSEYVVDLRNRIEETCKLARQNLSAAAQKHAEVFNRKTVRRQFQPGDKVLLLLPQKKNKLQLCWQGPFDVLEKKGESDYRIRIYGREKLYHANLLKLYRDRQGRQGQPVVGFELTEIRGDLFSCEPDDAMAHCVSEDLEMGKGIAVHFKQSFGKVDQLRAQNKKVGEVAVLQVGASYVYYMITKKRYFHKPSYKTLRSSMEAMRDHCKQNNVASLAMPQIGCGLDELNWSAVLEMIKEVFKNTGITVKIYTFGG; this is translated from the coding sequence ATGGAACTTCGTTCTGGTCGTGTTCTTGATGATAGTGCTATCATGGCGTCTAGGACGGAAAGTAGTTCGGATAGGATTGCTAGGTGGCGTTCACTTGCTGAGGAGCTAGGTGTTAAATCTGCCAGTATTCCTGAGTTTATTGCCGAGCGAATGACCCGTGAAGATGCGGAACAGGCTAGACTAGAGCTAGAGAAGGAGAAACTTGAACTAGAAAGGAAAGCTTATCAGGACAAGCTAGAACTGGAAGGGAAAGCTTATCAGGACAAGCTAGAAGTAGCGCGTCGAGAGACTGATGAGCGAGTTAAGTATGTTCAAGCTCAGCGGGAGACTGATGAGAAAGCCGCGGAAGAAAAACTAAGGCAGGAAAGAGAAGAGCATGACCTTCGCATGCAACTCCTGCAGAGAGAGTCGGAAAGTAAGAGGGTGAAGAGAGGAAGTAGGGATGGAGCTGATAATGAGGGAGATTCCTCAGGTGAAGAAGGGTCTAGTGACCTTCGTGGTTTTCGGCCTTCCATACCGATGTTTGATGAGAGCAAAGAAAACATAGCTACTTGGTTGAAAAGGTTTGAGAGAGTTGCTACCTTGTACAAGTGGAAGAGAAATACGTGGGCAACTAGGGTCTCGACTAGGTTGTCGGGTAGGGCTGTAGAAGTGTACAACACTCTGGATGATGATAGCGCAGACGACTATGACGGTTTGAAGGTCGCGTTGTTAGGCCGCTATCAGCTCACAGCCGAAACCTACCGCCGTCGTCTCAGAACCTGCAAGAGAAAAGAACATGAAACGTTCAGACAGTTCGGTGCTCGCATTGAAGAGAATTTGACTAAGTGGCATGAGCTTTCCGAGATCACAGAACTGAAACAGTTGGTTTTGCTGGAACAGTTCTTGCAGACCCTGAGCGCGGACATGGCCGCGTACGTTAAGGAGAAAAAACCTCAGACGTTAGCCGAAGCAGTTAAGTCCGCTGAGATTCATTTTGAAGCACACCGTGACAGTAAGAAGTTTTTTCAGCATGATCGTGATCAGGGTGGAAAGGCTGGCGTTGGTGAAAAGCAGAAAAGTGGAGATAACTCAGTTGGTACATCCGGTAGGAAGTGTTTCATCTGTGAGTCCCCCAAACATTTGGCTAGAGATTGCCCCAAGAAGAGCAAGTCGACGGGAGCGGTGAATAGTGGTCCTGAGAAGTCTTTACCGCCCGTCAGTGTACCCACTTTGTGTACTCCCTGTAGCCAGCAAGACTACGACCCGAGATGCCTGGTTGTAGTGGATGGTGTTGCAGTGGAGGGGTTGCGTGATACTGGATCTCAGGTTTGTGTCGTGAAGAGTTCATTAGTTTCCAGGTCTCAGTTCACAGGACAGGATCTTGAGGTTTCTATGGCTGAGAAAGACATCAAGAGGCGCTATCCAGTGATTAAGGTTCAGGTTGAATGTCCTTTCTACACTGGTGAGGTTGAGGCTATCGTCATGGATACACCTGTTGCTGATTTCATTGTAGGTAATCACGCCCGGCTGGGTGACTCGATTGTTCTTCCAGTGTACGCTGTGTCCAAGGTTGTGTCAGTTGTCACTCGTGCTCAGGCTGCCGCTGAAGGGAAGAAGTCGACTTTGTTACATGTTGCTGCTCCAGGGCTAGAAACAGTCACCCCTGAGCAGTTGCATGACCTTCAGCGGAATGATTCGACTTTGAAGAGTTGTCGTGAGGCGGCAGATCGCCGAGACGTCAGAACGTCTGGTCACTCCGGTGAAGTTGGGtttgtttggaagaagaagattctgTACCGTGAGTATCGCGGTGGTGGTAGCGTCTATACTCAGGTTGTTGTTCCCCAGCAGTTGAGGTTAGGTGTTATCAAGTTGGCCCATGAACCGCCTATGGGAGGTCACATGGGTGTCCAGAGGACACGTGATCGAGTTTGGCAGCAGTTTTTTTGGCCAGGTATGTGCGCAGACATACGTCGCTTTGTGTTGTCTTGCGATCAGTGTCAGAAGGTTTCTCATAAGCCACAGAAGGTACCGTTAGGTAAGATGCCTCTCATCGATACGCCGTTCGAGCGTGTGGCGATCGATCTGGTGGGTCCCATCATCCCTGCTTCTGAGTCTGGTAACCGGTACATCTTAGTGtttgtggactacgctactcggtaCCCGGAAGCCATTCCATTGAAGTCGATTGAGGCTGTGAAGGTTGCAGAAGCGATGTGGGCAGTCTGGACTCGAGTAGGAATTCCCTCAGAGATTTTGACAGACCGTGGTACCCAGTTCATGTCCGAGGTGATGAAAGAAGTGGAGCGTTTGCTGGCCATCAAGGGTTTAGCGACTACTCCGTACCATGCGCAAGGAAACGGATTGGTGGAACGGTACAACGGAACACTCAAGACCATGCTACGCAAGCTTGCTCAAGAGAAACCGAAGCAGTGGGATCGCTACATTCCTGCACTCCTCTTCGCTTATCGTGAAGTTCCACAGGAGAGTCTGGGATTCTCTCCCTTTGAGCTTCTATACGGCAGGACAGTGCGAGGACCCATGTCTGTTCTTCGCAACCTATGGACGGAAGAGCAAGTCGATGAACAAGTTCGCACGACTTCTGAGTATGTGGTTGACTTGAGGAACCGGATTGAGGAAACCTGCAAACTGGCGCGTCAGAATCTGTCAGCTGCTGCACAGAAACACGCGGAGGTGTTCAACCGGAAGACAGTGCGAAGACAGTTCCAGCCTGGAGACAAGGTTTTGTTGCTGCtgccgcagaagaagaacaagctgCAGTTGTGTTGGCAGGGACCGTTCGACGTTCTGGAGAAGAAGGGCGAGTCAGACTACAGGATTCGGATCTACGGGCGTGAGAAGCTGTACCACGCCAATCTTCTCAAGttgtacagagacagacaagggcGACAGGGTCAACCTGTTGTGGGGTTTGAGCTAACAGAGATCAGAGGCGACCTTTTCAGCTGTGAACCTGATGATGCTATGGCCCACTGCGTCAGTGAAGATCTTGAGATGGGAAAAGGCATTGCCGTTCACTTCAAGCAATCGTTTGGAAAAGTTGATCAACTTAGAGCACAAAACAAGAAGGTGGGAGAGGTAGCTGTACTACAGGTAGGTGCTTCCTACGTTTACTACATGATCACCAAGAAACGCTACTTTCACAAACCCTCCTACAAAACGCTGCGGTCCTCCATGGAAGCTATGAGGGACCACTGCAAGCAGAACAATGTCGCTTCCCTGGCCATGCCGCAGATCGGATGTGGATTGGACGAGCTGAACTGGAGCGCCGTCCTTGAGATGATCAAGGAAGTCTTCAAGAACACAGGCATAACTGTTAAGATCTACACCTTCGGGGGCTAA